In Fluviicola taffensis DSM 16823, the following are encoded in one genomic region:
- a CDS encoding choice-of-anchor L domain-containing protein gives MKHVKLLLTITLFFSYSQFSHSQLVYSSVSNLQVLITNIFGVQCQGISNVGIQGIQPQIARFENGAALGVNSGLVLSTGLPNMSNAPSGVFSSYNLGTPADPDIILYGNLTGQGAYSYDAVSVHFDFTPIVSDTIRFNYIFASEEYPEYSMTSYTDRFLFLVSENGGTPVNIAQVPGTNIPVEINSINQFVNSQYYVDNSSGPNSTNFVFDAYTVPLQAKFYAQVGNTYHIKLVISDVEDGIYDSAIFLDEQESNNDISGDLTVNGQPAEGVLEIFNFVQDTVVAIPVETVNVTNGSYLADSLPTGLYHVRFTPDPILFPGSVPLYFATSSTWTSADAIGLPCFLSDANINADTLDVLDATGSVSGTIVVDTSYLKSMNVPFERALVLLKNAQTHETRGFAFTASDGTYTINHVEAGSYYLLVDVPYIPHADTLFFNVPVSGEVLGADYEIITNGITGNGTPYLSLNEYKEVQWSISPNPADKMIEITSEKEVEMIQILAIDGAVVAEINPNGLKTSLDINYLKQGIYLIRLDQSAPKRLVVTK, from the coding sequence ATGAAACATGTTAAGCTACTTCTTACTATTACTCTCTTTTTCTCTTATTCCCAATTTTCTCATTCTCAATTAGTTTACTCCTCGGTTTCTAATTTGCAAGTTTTGATTACCAATATTTTTGGTGTTCAATGTCAAGGAATTTCAAATGTGGGAATTCAGGGAATCCAACCCCAAATTGCCCGTTTTGAAAATGGTGCTGCTTTGGGTGTAAATAGTGGTTTAGTTCTTTCAACAGGTCTTCCAAACATGTCGAATGCTCCTTCTGGTGTGTTTTCGAGCTATAATTTAGGAACACCTGCTGATCCAGACATTATTTTGTATGGAAATTTGACTGGACAAGGTGCTTATAGCTATGATGCAGTATCTGTTCACTTTGATTTTACACCAATCGTTTCAGATACCATTCGTTTCAATTATATTTTTGCTTCTGAGGAGTATCCAGAATACTCGATGACTTCCTACACCGATCGTTTCTTATTTCTAGTTTCCGAAAATGGTGGAACTCCTGTCAATATTGCTCAAGTACCTGGTACAAACATTCCTGTTGAAATCAATTCGATTAACCAATTCGTGAATTCGCAATATTACGTCGATAACTCTAGTGGACCGAACTCTACAAATTTCGTTTTTGATGCATATACAGTTCCATTACAAGCAAAATTTTATGCGCAAGTTGGAAATACGTATCACATTAAATTAGTAATCTCTGATGTGGAAGATGGTATTTATGACTCAGCGATTTTTCTAGATGAACAAGAATCGAATAATGATATTTCGGGTGATCTTACAGTAAATGGACAGCCCGCGGAAGGCGTTTTAGAAATATTTAATTTTGTTCAAGATACTGTAGTAGCAATTCCAGTTGAAACGGTGAATGTTACAAATGGTTCATACCTTGCAGACAGTTTACCAACAGGATTGTACCATGTGCGATTTACACCAGATCCCATTTTATTTCCAGGATCAGTTCCGTTGTATTTTGCAACTAGTTCTACTTGGACAAGTGCAGATGCAATTGGTTTACCTTGCTTCTTGAGTGATGCAAATATCAATGCAGATACTTTAGATGTATTGGATGCAACAGGAAGTGTTTCAGGAACAATAGTGGTAGATACTTCGTATTTGAAATCAATGAATGTACCTTTTGAGAGAGCATTGGTATTATTGAAAAATGCGCAAACACATGAAACAAGAGGTTTTGCTTTTACAGCATCTGATGGAACATATACAATTAATCATGTAGAAGCAGGTTCTTATTACTTATTGGTAGATGTTCCTTACATTCCTCATGCTGATACACTTTTCTTTAATGTTCCAGTGAGTGGAGAAGTTCTGGGAGCAGATTATGAAATTATCACGAATGGGATTACAGGAAATGGAACGCCATACTTGAGTTTAAATGAGTACAAAGAAGTTCAATGGAGTATTTCTCCGAATCCAGCAGATAAGATGATTGAGATTACTTCTGAAAAAGAAGTGGAAATGATTCAAATTCTTGCAATTGATGGAGCTGTTGTTGCTGAAATCAATCCGAATGGACTAAAAACAAGCTTAGATATCAACTACTTAAAACAAGGAATTTACTTGATTCGTTTGGATCAGTCGGCACCTAAAAGATTGGTTGTTACTAAGTAA
- a CDS encoding NifU family protein, which translates to MVLNKTELTDKINLSLNELRPHLVADGGDMELVDITDEGIVQVRLLGACSDCSMSMMTIKAGLEEAVKRVAPEIIAVEAVN; encoded by the coding sequence ATGGTGTTAAATAAAACTGAATTGACTGATAAAATTAATCTTTCATTAAATGAATTAAGACCTCATTTAGTTGCTGATGGCGGAGATATGGAGTTGGTTGATATCACAGATGAAGGTATTGTTCAAGTAAGATTACTCGGTGCTTGCAGTGATTGCTCCATGAGTATGATGACTATTAAAGCTGGATTGGAAGAGGCCGTTAAAAGAGTTGCTCCAGAAATCATTGCTGTAGAAGCGGTTAACTAA
- a CDS encoding Mrp/NBP35 family ATP-binding protein, with protein sequence MTKEAVLEVLGTVLEPDLKKDIVTLNFVEEVQIEDSKITLTIYVSNPALHARKRMQEAVEFNLKRVFGEDTEITCMVKGLPSEARETHRKILPEVKNIIAIASGKGGVGKSTVTANLAGGLAKAGFRVGIVDADIYGPSIPTMFDVVGERPTMIDVEGKPMINPVMSYGIKILSMGFFSQNDEAIVWRGPMAAKAMTQLFTDAYWGELDYLLIDLPPGTGDIHLSLVQTVPLDGVVIVSTPQEVALADARKGVNMFKLDTINVPIIGLVENMAWFTPAELPENKYYIFGRDGVKNLAAGMKETFLGHIPLVQGVRESGDVGRPAVFQENTPTALAFEELVRIFVEEVNVIKARKAIKTQKDGVK encoded by the coding sequence ATGACTAAGGAAGCAGTATTGGAAGTCTTGGGAACCGTTTTGGAGCCAGATTTGAAGAAAGATATCGTAACACTCAATTTTGTAGAAGAAGTACAAATTGAAGATTCGAAAATAACCCTTACGATTTATGTTTCTAATCCGGCATTACATGCTAGAAAAAGGATGCAGGAAGCTGTTGAGTTTAATTTAAAGCGTGTTTTTGGTGAGGATACTGAAATTACTTGCATGGTGAAGGGATTGCCTTCAGAAGCTCGTGAAACGCATCGAAAAATTCTTCCAGAAGTAAAAAATATCATTGCAATTGCATCTGGAAAAGGAGGTGTTGGAAAATCTACTGTTACAGCAAATTTAGCTGGTGGACTTGCAAAAGCAGGTTTTCGCGTTGGTATTGTAGATGCAGATATTTACGGGCCCAGTATTCCAACAATGTTTGATGTGGTAGGTGAGAGACCAACCATGATTGATGTAGAAGGAAAACCAATGATTAATCCGGTGATGAGTTACGGGATTAAGATTCTGTCTATGGGATTCTTTTCTCAGAATGATGAAGCAATTGTTTGGAGAGGCCCGATGGCTGCAAAAGCAATGACTCAATTGTTTACAGATGCATATTGGGGAGAATTGGACTATTTGTTAATTGATCTTCCTCCAGGAACAGGTGATATACATCTTTCATTGGTGCAAACAGTTCCTTTAGATGGAGTTGTGATTGTTAGTACACCACAGGAAGTTGCTCTTGCAGATGCTCGAAAAGGAGTCAATATGTTCAAATTGGACACGATTAATGTTCCAATTATTGGATTGGTTGAAAACATGGCTTGGTTTACTCCAGCTGAATTACCTGAAAACAAATACTATATATTCGGAAGAGATGGAGTAAAGAACTTGGCTGCTGGAATGAAAGAAACATTTTTAGGTCATATTCCTTTGGTGCAGGGTGTTCGTGAATCAGGTGATGTTGGTAGACCAGCTGTATTTCAGGAAAATACCCCAACCGCATTAGCTTTTGAAGAATTAGTGCGTATCTTTGTAGAAGAGGTAAACGTGATAAAAGCACGTAAAGCAATCAAAACACAAAAAGATGGTGTTAAATAA
- a CDS encoding gliding motility-associated C-terminal domain-containing protein, with the protein MRFLAVKVLLTSLLGISSGFSQLTNDACNSATSLCPNQTFSGSNIGATATACPSCEDDFTFCFSGTNSVWYKFTTNITGGDVNFNFSNLLFNIQATRGTELQATIVQAAVQCDAATYTVVSNCVAGSAVGFTLTALALPANTTYYLVINGAKNGGAILPAEATFDLNGSGSGFDRPAPAISIGGPTIPICPQTSTAFTTYLANCTDTSDFRWFVNGILTAVTQTSLWLTSDLQDGDVVSVVCSCFSICPDTLTFSYPPITVDPITVDAGPDQTIQAGTSTQLIGNSNGTDFIWSPTQTLNTPYSITTFATPDETTVYTLTALNANCSIMDEVTIFVSNNLEIPGSFSPNGDGTNDKWIIDGISFYPDAQVVIYDRWGQKIAEISGYSITRAWDGTNKGKPVSDGVYFYSLDLRQNNDTKPLKGSITVIR; encoded by the coding sequence ATGCGTTTTTTGGCTGTTAAAGTATTGTTAACTTCACTTTTAGGGATTTCTTCCGGATTTTCCCAGTTGACAAATGATGCCTGTAATTCTGCAACAAGTCTCTGTCCAAATCAAACCTTTTCAGGATCTAATATTGGGGCAACAGCAACCGCTTGTCCAAGTTGTGAAGATGATTTCACGTTTTGTTTCTCAGGTACAAATAGTGTTTGGTACAAATTCACCACCAACATTACTGGAGGAGATGTTAATTTTAACTTTTCAAATCTACTTTTCAACATACAAGCAACTCGCGGAACCGAATTACAAGCAACAATCGTTCAAGCAGCTGTTCAATGTGACGCTGCAACTTATACAGTAGTGAGTAATTGCGTAGCTGGATCGGCAGTTGGATTCACTCTAACCGCTTTAGCTTTACCTGCAAACACTACTTACTATCTGGTCATTAACGGCGCAAAAAACGGTGGGGCAATCTTACCTGCAGAAGCAACTTTTGACTTAAATGGATCAGGAAGTGGATTTGATAGACCAGCACCTGCAATCTCCATTGGAGGACCAACAATTCCTATTTGTCCTCAAACATCAACAGCATTTACAACATATTTAGCGAATTGCACCGACACCAGTGATTTTCGATGGTTTGTAAACGGAATTCTGACAGCTGTTACACAAACTTCTTTGTGGTTAACCAGCGATTTACAAGATGGTGATGTCGTTTCAGTTGTCTGTAGTTGTTTTTCTATTTGTCCAGACACATTAACCTTTTCTTACCCTCCCATTACTGTAGATCCAATAACAGTAGATGCAGGTCCTGATCAAACAATTCAAGCTGGAACCAGCACTCAACTTATTGGCAACTCAAATGGAACAGATTTTATTTGGAGCCCGACTCAGACACTGAATACACCCTATTCGATTACCACTTTTGCCACACCCGATGAAACAACTGTTTATACATTAACGGCACTCAATGCAAATTGCTCGATAATGGATGAAGTAACCATATTTGTATCAAACAACTTAGAGATTCCTGGAAGTTTTTCTCCCAATGGAGATGGAACAAATGATAAATGGATTATCGACGGAATTAGTTTTTATCCAGATGCACAAGTAGTTATCTATGATCGCTGGGGACAAAAGATTGCTGAAATTTCTGGCTACAGCATTACAAGAGCTTGGGATGGAACCAATAAAGGAAAACCCGTATCGGATGGTGTTTACTTTTATTCCTTAGATTTAAGACAAAACAACGACACAAAACCCCTTAAAGGAAGCATTACTGTAATCCGCTGA
- a CDS encoding PorP/SprF family type IX secretion system membrane protein, whose amino-acid sequence MKNSLLCILLLFTFCSQAQQVSHMSQWMHHQYALNPAYTGIKTCLEVQSTIRGQWIKVDGAPYSGWLSVHAPLQSKRRKFLSARHGLGGMVYLDNIGPFQDVRAQLSYAGHFNFSLTNRLSLGLAVGARQLSFDINEAKPLTPDPTINGSGSQILPTATFGAWWNGKNYFIGFSMYELIPQKWKVIGMNAKSQMHAMLTGGYKYTINPKIDFYPGIYFAYTKNTPIELQVHAIVEFRRKFNFGLGLRNTDALIALVGFRFKEKWKLGYSYDFVLSKMRPNTFHSHEITLSFSPCKQRSESTSTCADFD is encoded by the coding sequence ATGAAAAATAGTCTTCTCTGCATACTTTTATTGTTCACCTTCTGTTCGCAAGCACAGCAAGTGAGTCACATGTCGCAGTGGATGCACCATCAATACGCACTAAATCCAGCTTATACAGGTATAAAAACGTGTTTGGAAGTACAATCTACCATTCGAGGGCAATGGATCAAAGTAGACGGCGCTCCTTACAGTGGTTGGTTAAGTGTTCATGCACCATTGCAATCCAAAAGACGAAAATTTTTAAGTGCGCGCCACGGACTTGGAGGAATGGTTTACTTGGATAACATTGGACCATTTCAAGATGTGCGTGCTCAATTGTCCTATGCAGGACATTTCAATTTTTCATTAACAAACAGATTATCTCTTGGATTGGCAGTTGGAGCTCGGCAATTATCCTTTGATATTAATGAAGCCAAACCATTAACTCCTGATCCAACAATCAACGGAAGTGGTTCGCAAATTCTCCCAACTGCAACATTTGGCGCTTGGTGGAATGGAAAGAATTATTTTATTGGATTCTCGATGTATGAATTGATTCCGCAAAAATGGAAGGTGATTGGAATGAATGCCAAGTCACAAATGCACGCTATGTTAACTGGAGGATACAAATACACCATCAACCCTAAAATTGATTTTTACCCCGGAATTTACTTTGCTTACACTAAAAATACACCCATCGAACTTCAAGTGCATGCAATCGTAGAATTCAGACGCAAGTTTAATTTTGGTTTAGGACTTAGAAATACCGATGCGTTGATTGCACTGGTTGGGTTTCGATTCAAAGAAAAGTGGAAGCTCGGCTATTCGTATGATTTTGTCCTATCGAAGATGCGACCGAACACCTTTCATTCTCATGAAATAACACTTTCCTTTTCTCCGTGTAAACAACGTTCAGAAAGCACCTCTACCTGCGCAGATTTTGATTAA
- a CDS encoding OmpA/MotB family protein produces the protein MKKQLSIIVLIAAMTSCVPAKKYNELLEREKVCSEELNKYKASSIENEGKAKDLQVMVDQFRKDIISLKKDTLELGSNLRFLQTQYDLMVSQNEVYEQKLDQMRMKGQKESANYQADIDSKNQELQRKEDALKTLESELIAKEKLLIEREERVTELEEMIKRKDDAMKQLKTRVSAALKGFENKGLTVVEKNGKIYVSLEAKLLFASGSTTVEAEGKKALVDLAKVLENEKDLEIIVEGHTDTDKLASTAHPKSNWELSVLRSTAVVEIMIGNSKMNPMQLMAAGRGEYHPVDAKDKAKNRRIEVIISPNLNELYQILDGK, from the coding sequence ATGAAAAAACAACTTTCTATAATCGTATTAATCGCTGCAATGACTTCCTGCGTACCTGCGAAAAAATACAACGAACTTCTTGAAAGAGAAAAAGTATGCAGTGAAGAACTGAATAAATACAAAGCTTCTAGTATCGAAAACGAAGGAAAAGCCAAAGACTTACAAGTCATGGTAGACCAGTTTCGAAAAGACATCATTTCTTTAAAGAAAGACACCTTGGAATTAGGTTCGAATTTGCGATTTCTTCAAACACAATACGACTTAATGGTTTCTCAAAACGAAGTTTACGAACAAAAACTCGACCAAATGCGGATGAAGGGACAGAAAGAATCTGCCAATTATCAAGCGGATATTGATTCGAAAAATCAAGAACTTCAACGAAAAGAAGATGCCCTAAAAACATTAGAAAGCGAGTTAATCGCTAAAGAAAAGTTGTTAATTGAACGAGAAGAGCGCGTAACCGAATTGGAAGAAATGATCAAACGTAAGGATGACGCCATGAAGCAATTAAAAACACGTGTATCTGCCGCTTTGAAAGGCTTTGAGAACAAAGGATTGACGGTCGTTGAAAAGAATGGTAAAATTTATGTCTCTTTAGAAGCTAAATTGCTCTTTGCGTCTGGAAGCACCACTGTAGAAGCTGAAGGAAAAAAAGCGCTTGTCGATCTTGCTAAAGTTTTGGAAAATGAGAAAGATTTAGAAATAATTGTTGAAGGTCATACTGATACAGATAAGCTAGCGAGTACAGCGCATCCAAAATCCAATTGGGAATTGAGTGTACTTCGCTCAACAGCAGTTGTGGAAATAATGATTGGAAACAGCAAAATGAATCCAATGCAATTAATGGCAGCTGGAAGAGGCGAATATCATCCTGTAGATGCAAAAGACAAAGCAAAAAACAGACGTATTGAAGTGATTATCTCTCCAAATTTGAATGAGCTTTATCAAATATTAGACGGAAAATAA
- a CDS encoding CoA-binding protein, translating to MKQTLVIGATTKEDRYSNRAIRALRSHKHPVIAFGQRAGTVLDVEIETEWNPNWDIETVTLYLGPQNQEGYIDKILALKPNRVIFNPGTENPEFIEKLRAAKIHPEIACTLVMLSVGTY from the coding sequence ATGAAACAAACATTAGTCATCGGAGCAACAACCAAAGAAGATCGCTATTCAAACAGAGCTATTCGAGCTTTGAGAAGTCACAAACACCCCGTTATAGCTTTTGGCCAAAGAGCTGGAACAGTACTAGATGTGGAAATCGAAACGGAATGGAATCCAAATTGGGACATTGAAACTGTTACTTTGTATTTAGGTCCGCAAAATCAGGAAGGATATATTGACAAGATTTTGGCTTTAAAACCGAATCGGGTTATCTTCAACCCTGGAACAGAAAATCCAGAATTTATTGAAAAACTGAGAGCAGCCAAGATTCACCCTGAAATTGCGTGCACACTAGTAATGCTATCAGTTGGAACTTATTGA
- the queA gene encoding tRNA preQ1(34) S-adenosylmethionine ribosyltransferase-isomerase QueA, producing MKLSEFSFDLPDELIAEYPSEHRDEARLMVIHRETGKIEHRLFKDIINYFGEGDVMIMNNTRVFPARMYGNKEKTGAKIEVFLLRELNRESLLWDVLVDPARKIRIGNKLYFGDDDSLVAEVIDNTTSRGRTLRFLFDGPYEEFKAKITELGETPLPKYIKREVEETDEERYQTIYAKEEGAVAAPTAGLHFSRELLKRLELKGINFAEVTLHVGLGTFRSVEVEDLTKHKMDSEQVIITDKAARIVNEAKKNKKRVCAIGTTSMRAVETSVSTDNMLKAFDGWTNKFIFPPYDFSIADSLVTNFHTPLSTLLMMISAFCGHDLMMEAYHEAIKEKYKFYSYGDAMLIL from the coding sequence ATGAAGCTTTCTGAATTCAGTTTCGACCTTCCGGACGAACTGATTGCTGAGTACCCAAGTGAACACCGTGATGAAGCACGTTTAATGGTAATCCATCGTGAGACCGGAAAAATTGAGCATCGCTTGTTTAAAGATATTATCAATTACTTTGGAGAAGGTGATGTGATGATTATGAACAATACACGTGTTTTCCCTGCTCGTATGTACGGAAACAAAGAGAAAACGGGGGCTAAAATTGAAGTTTTCTTATTGAGAGAATTGAACCGTGAAAGCCTTTTGTGGGACGTATTGGTTGATCCTGCTCGTAAAATTAGAATTGGAAATAAATTGTATTTCGGTGACGATGACTCATTGGTGGCTGAGGTTATTGATAATACAACTTCTCGAGGAAGAACATTGCGCTTCTTGTTTGACGGACCTTACGAAGAATTCAAAGCAAAAATTACTGAGCTTGGAGAAACTCCGCTTCCGAAATACATCAAACGTGAAGTAGAAGAGACAGACGAGGAGAGATACCAAACAATCTATGCAAAAGAAGAAGGAGCTGTTGCAGCGCCAACTGCTGGTTTGCATTTCTCTCGTGAGTTGTTGAAGCGATTGGAGTTGAAAGGAATTAATTTTGCTGAAGTTACGTTGCATGTTGGTCTGGGAACTTTCCGTTCTGTGGAAGTAGAAGATTTGACAAAACATAAAATGGATTCTGAGCAGGTTATTATCACAGATAAGGCTGCAAGAATTGTGAATGAAGCTAAGAAAAATAAGAAACGTGTTTGCGCGATTGGGACAACTTCTATGCGTGCAGTTGAAACATCTGTTTCTACAGATAACATGTTGAAAGCATTTGATGGTTGGACAAATAAATTTATTTTCCCTCCATACGATTTCAGTATTGCGGATAGTTTGGTTACAAACTTCCATACACCGCTTTCAACTTTGTTGATGATGATTTCAGCTTTCTGTGGTCATGATTTGATGATGGAAGCTTATCATGAAGCAATTAAAGAAAAATATAAATTCTACTCGTACGGTGATGCGATGTTGATTTTGTAA
- the truB gene encoding tRNA pseudouridine(55) synthase TruB: protein MITEFSQGSTILVDKPLKWTSFDAVNKLRWHLRQKLGVKKLKVGHAGTLDPLATGLLVICIGKHTKLIEGLTSDTKTYTGTFLLGKTTPSYDLETKYNSEKEPTGITSEQLEEVRLSFLGVQQQVPPLFSAKQIDGKRAYDYARAGIEKELKANAIEIMDFQIDSTRFPEIDFEISCSKGTYIRSIAHDFGQKLECGATLIALRRTRSGIYDIKDSKSVEEWISFIEEQPL, encoded by the coding sequence ATGATTACAGAATTTTCTCAAGGAAGCACCATTTTGGTCGATAAGCCATTGAAATGGACTTCTTTCGATGCCGTAAATAAATTGCGTTGGCATTTGCGTCAAAAACTAGGCGTCAAAAAATTGAAAGTTGGTCATGCGGGAACTTTAGATCCGTTAGCAACAGGTTTATTGGTTATTTGTATTGGAAAACACACGAAGTTGATTGAAGGATTGACTTCTGATACGAAAACATACACCGGAACTTTCCTTTTGGGGAAAACAACTCCTTCCTATGATTTAGAAACCAAGTATAATTCTGAGAAAGAACCAACTGGAATTACTTCAGAGCAATTGGAAGAAGTGCGTTTGAGTTTTTTAGGAGTTCAACAACAAGTGCCGCCTTTATTTTCTGCTAAGCAAATTGATGGAAAACGTGCTTACGATTATGCAAGAGCTGGAATTGAAAAAGAATTGAAAGCGAATGCGATTGAAATCATGGATTTCCAGATAGATAGTACTCGTTTTCCAGAAATAGATTTTGAAATTTCCTGTTCAAAAGGAACTTATATTCGATCGATAGCACACGATTTTGGACAGAAATTGGAATGTGGAGCAACATTAATAGCATTGCGAAGAACCAGATCTGGAATTTATGACATCAAAGATTCCAAGAGTGTGGAAGAATGGATATCATTCATTGAAGAACAACCTTTGTAG
- a CDS encoding undecaprenyl-diphosphate phosphatase yields MNWFEAIILALIEGLTEFLPVSSTAHMIFASSVAEIQDSAFIKMFMVSIQFGAILAVVVLYWKKFFKETTIQFYLKLAFAVVPALVLGLLFDDLIESVLEKPVPIAVTLILGGVVLIFIDRFFQNPKILKEEDITFRKAITIGFWQCLAMMPGTSRSAASIIGGMQQGLSRKTAAEFSFFLAVPTMFAVTCYSIFLKDWEVTPTVEQKGYEMIFASNESLWFFLIGNIVAFIVAILAIKFFVGILQKYGFKVWGWYRIIAGSFILLYFLFLK; encoded by the coding sequence ATGAATTGGTTTGAAGCAATTATATTGGCTCTCATTGAGGGCCTAACTGAGTTTTTGCCTGTTTCATCAACAGCGCATATGATTTTTGCAAGTTCCGTTGCAGAAATTCAGGACAGCGCATTTATTAAGATGTTTATGGTATCGATTCAGTTTGGGGCGATACTTGCAGTTGTGGTTTTGTATTGGAAAAAGTTCTTTAAAGAAACGACCATTCAGTTTTATTTGAAATTAGCCTTTGCAGTAGTTCCTGCATTGGTGTTAGGTTTGCTTTTTGATGATTTGATCGAAAGTGTTTTGGAGAAACCCGTTCCAATTGCTGTAACATTGATTTTAGGTGGCGTTGTTTTGATATTCATCGATCGATTTTTTCAGAATCCCAAAATATTAAAAGAAGAAGATATTACTTTTCGGAAAGCAATTACGATTGGATTTTGGCAATGTTTGGCAATGATGCCAGGGACTAGTAGATCGGCAGCTTCTATTATTGGAGGTATGCAGCAAGGGTTATCACGAAAAACTGCTGCTGAGTTCAGTTTCTTTTTGGCTGTTCCGACGATGTTTGCTGTAACTTGTTATTCAATTTTCTTAAAAGATTGGGAAGTTACGCCTACGGTTGAACAAAAAGGATATGAAATGATTTTTGCTTCCAATGAGTCTTTGTGGTTCTTCTTAATTGGAAATATTGTTGCCTTTATTGTTGCAATTTTGGCAATCAAATTCTTTGTTGGAATCCTTCAAAAATATGGCTTTAAGGTTTGGGGTTGGTATCGGATTATAGCAGGAAGTTTCATATTGCTTTATTTCTTGTTTTTAAAATGA
- a CDS encoding DUF3098 domain-containing protein produces the protein MNNKFDFPIKKENLRIIFIGLAINLIGYLLMIGGGADNPAEFHEKELFSTVRITISPILIIAGFVIMIYGIMKKAKNSNSQE, from the coding sequence ATGAACAATAAATTTGACTTTCCAATTAAAAAAGAGAACCTACGAATCATTTTCATTGGTTTAGCAATCAATCTTATTGGCTATCTTTTAATGATCGGCGGTGGAGCAGACAATCCAGCTGAGTTTCATGAAAAAGAATTGTTTTCGACAGTTCGAATCACGATATCTCCTATACTAATCATCGCTGGTTTTGTAATCATGATTTACGGAATCATGAAGAAAGCTAAAAATTCCAACTCTCAAGAATAA
- a CDS encoding cell division protein FtsX: MSKRIEKTGKKGLRTSYISTVIGISLVLFMIGLVLAGVIGLDSLQKQARENLHGDLFFKSEYNAADIKQVEQELKSWDCFKEVVFVSPERAIEEFKGADQNSDEILAIFEGENPLPPTINFRPVSSYVTKKGMKEIETRLNTKFGDMLAEVNYDKAALEEVNLGFKQFAFLILLVASLLIVIAVAMINNTIRLSLYSKRFTIKTMQLVGARSGFIRKPFLKQAIFQGLVSGIIGMAFLMTVFFALNNILDVVEINLKLVDILLLFASLLIIGCVLTIVSTWFALNKYLRAKLDDLY; encoded by the coding sequence ATGAGTAAAAGAATCGAAAAAACAGGAAAAAAGGGGCTTCGAACTAGTTACATTTCTACCGTAATTGGCATTTCGTTGGTTTTGTTTATGATCGGATTGGTTTTAGCGGGAGTGATTGGTTTAGACTCTTTGCAAAAGCAAGCAAGAGAAAATTTGCACGGCGATTTATTCTTTAAATCGGAATACAACGCTGCAGATATTAAGCAAGTAGAACAGGAATTGAAATCGTGGGATTGTTTCAAAGAGGTGGTTTTTGTTTCTCCCGAACGCGCTATTGAAGAGTTTAAAGGTGCAGATCAAAATTCGGATGAAATCTTGGCGATTTTTGAGGGAGAAAACCCGCTTCCTCCAACAATTAACTTCAGACCTGTAAGTTCTTACGTGACCAAAAAGGGAATGAAAGAAATTGAAACACGTTTGAATACGAAGTTCGGAGATATGCTTGCCGAAGTCAATTATGACAAAGCAGCATTGGAAGAAGTGAATTTGGGTTTCAAACAATTTGCATTTTTAATTTTATTGGTGGCTTCACTTTTAATTGTAATCGCAGTTGCAATGATTAATAATACGATTCGCTTGTCGCTTTACTCCAAAAGATTCACTATTAAAACCATGCAATTGGTTGGTGCAAGGAGTGGATTTATTCGAAAACCATTTTTAAAACAAGCCATTTTTCAAGGACTCGTTTCAGGAATCATTGGAATGGCCTTTTTGATGACGGTCTTTTTTGCCTTGAATAATATATTGGATGTGGTCGAAATCAATTTGAAGTTGGTGGATATTCTATTGCTTTTTGCCTCCTTGTTAATTATTGGTTGTGTTTTAACCATTGTTTCAACTTGGTTTGCGCTAAACAAATATTTACGTGCAAAATTGGATGATTTATATTAA